From Antechinus flavipes isolate AdamAnt ecotype Samford, QLD, Australia chromosome 1, AdamAnt_v2, whole genome shotgun sequence:
CTGAAAAAGAGTTCTGTCCCCTCCCCCaaccctcccttttcctctgagattaaCAGAAACCTGCTAATTGtggctgccccctcccccaccctagactccctcctcccttccttctttccctcccccctccatccGAATGATAAAGGGCCCAGGGCCCCGCCTGCCTGCTGCCATACACCCAGGCCCCAACCTCTGATCCTGGGTCCCAATTTCCTAGATCAACACCGCCTAAGAACTTCATGCCCAGTGCTGGGTCCTTCCCTTCCACGGTGCCCCGAGGGGGCTCAAGCCCTGGCCCCCCACAGCCAGGGCCAGAGCCAGAACCGGATCCAGAGCCCcccaagaagaaaaggaagaagaaatatctTCGGCATGACAAGCCTCCCTACACCTACCTGGCCATGATAGCCTTGGTGATCCAGGCTGCCCCGGCTCGGAGGCTCAAACTGGCCCAGGTGAGAGGCAGAGGTAAAGACCCCCCCCCATTTCCCTAAATAAGCCCTTCCTGCCCCCCCTTTTCATACTGTATTCCTTCCCTCTCATCAGTTGTGCTGACTCGATAAGACCCTTCCTTCCCTGACCTAATACTCCTCCACGCTCTTCCCTTAGTTCCTGCTCTATCCAAATTTGAGTTAAtagtcccttccccttccttccttctctgtcctACACCCCCTCCTTCAACATAAATGCTTCATGTCAACTTAtaacttttccctcctcttttcttccctgactAACCCTGAGACTCGTCCCTGACTATCCTGGATATTCTCCACTTAGCTCTATCATCAATCTTCAGGTCAACCTTAACCTTAATACTCTCTTGATTCCCCACTCCCAGACTGTGTGGACCCATAGTTCTTAACTCTCCTCTGATTTTTGGCTCATTCCATGAGCCTGACTCCATTTCCCAGATTATCCAATTTTGCTGCCTTCACCCCCAAATCTACCCTGTccctattatctttccctgcctcAAGATGAGTTCCCTAGATCTCAACACCCCCCCCCCATCATTCCCTTGGATCCCCAGCTTCTAACCTCACTTCCCAGAGACCCTCAACCAACCCTAGACAccctatttcttatttttcccttggcTTCTTACTTCTAGAATCTCCCCAGGGCACTCTGACTCCATATTCAGTTCTTCCCACCTCACTCCCCAAACTCAAAAAACCTTAAGAcaatcccctcccccaaaccTATCCCTAATCCTGGCTGACAGACCTACCCTCCCTGCACATTCCCCAAGCCTTCCCTCCCTGGAACACCATGCTTACTTATGCTAGCTACTTTACTCTCAGTTCTGTCCTTTTTCTCACATCTTATGCGGACATCTCTTCTATCAGAAGACCTCACTCACAAAGTCAGCATTCAATAGCCTCTTAAACTTTCTCTGGTTTCTAAGACAGTGATTCCAAGCTTAACTCCCCTAGCTGTTCTGTTTTGCCACCCTAAGCCCTCATTTCTTTCCTATTCCTTCCATTCTCAGGCTCACTTCATTCCTAGGTTCATCCCCCAAATTCTACTCTCACGAGCTCACTATCAAGAGCCAAAAGGAGCCTCAGGACATCTGGCTAACATATATTTGGTCGGGACTCTTCTACAACATCTATTATTATAATCTTCAGCTTGATGATTTTcctttatgaagtttttttttttttttaagcaagtttTCCTTTACATTGAATCTCAATCTGTCTCTGCAGCTTTACCCTTTGATTGTCCTAGTTTTATCCCCTGGGATCAAGCAGCAGAACTAACTTGGTGTCTTTGTCCAGATAGCTCCCTTTAAACATGATAGACAGCTTCTCATCCTCTGCTCCTGGCTGATCTGTCACTCCCTTTCCAACCTTAGACACATCTCCTGCCCTGTGTTGTGTCACTTAGTCCTTGGCATGTGTTTACCAGCCCCCAATGCTCAGTGTCCTCAGCAGCTGGATTGAAGATTACCACTGGCTGTTCCACACTCCATGTGAAGTGTATGCATTTTGGATAACTATTCTGGTGACTATGTAGTTTGAAATTAAGTTTTTATAATAATGCAGGATTTTGTCCTGTAGATGGAGAAAGATTGATAAACTGTTCATTCCAAAGGTGAATGAGTAATAGAAGGATTctagaaaatgtaaatgaaaggaAAACTGACAGAAAGTCTGATGATCCCAGGTTAGGATCAAGTGGCCCTCCCCCAATAAGGGATGGGTTGAAAGTCCCTGAAAAGGTTTGGTGATGTCATTTCCCCCTAAGCCTCCGGACAAGAGCGCTTTAGATCTGCATTATCTTTAGTCATAAGATTTTGAATTAGTAGGAAATACATTCCCAAGCTCTTTTAGCAGAAAGGGTCACCAAAGGGCTTGTCCATCCAATACTCTTTTCAGCCATATCCCATTGGTCCCCATTTTTTCCCCAAGGATCCCATTCAACTCATTCGAATATGTGTCCATTGAATCCATCTCACTCTCAGTTCTCTCCCTTAGAATTAGAGCTCTCTGAGTCAGGGGCCATGGTTCCCCTCTCAGACCCAGATTGGGTCCTAGAGCTCTCATCCCATGCCTCTGGATCTGGTTTCAGATCATCCATCAGGTTCAAGCCCTGTTCCCCTTCTTCAAGGATGACTATGAAGGATGGAAGGATTCCATCAGACACAACCTCTCTTCCAACCGATGCTTCCACAAGGTTAGGACAACGGTCGGGGAAGCCTGGGGAAGGGGTGCCATGCTGAGGGTGGAAGCTGCCCATTATGGGGAGGGAGGGTAAGAAATCTGTCCTCTATTTAGGGCAGGGCCAGATCACACCAAGTACCAGAAGTTTCCCCATTAGCCTTGGCTTTCTCTCTAGGTACCCAAGGATCCGGAAAAGCCACAGGCCAAGGGGAATTTTTGGGCTGTGGACGTGAGCCAGATCCCCGCTGAGGCTCTTCGTTTGCAAAACACAGCTGTGGCCCGTCGAGGGGAAAGGAGTGGCCAGGGCAAAGCCTTTGCCAAGGATCTGACCCCCTACGTTCTTCATGGCTGGCCCTACCGGCCTCCTAGCCCCAACCTAGCCAGCGACTCCTTCAGTATTGATTCCTTGCTTGGGGATATTCCAGAAGGACCTCAGCCCCCACGGccatcctcctcttcttcctcctcttcttctattTCAGAGCCAGTATCCTGGCCCCTGGGCCCTCTGTCCAAGTCACAAGAGGGATCTTTGGGGGGCTTTGGCATACctacttctcccctctcctcctcttctccttcagaGGGGGGACTCTGGCCCCTCCGGCCCATCCCCCTTCTGCAGGGTACCTCAACTCAGGCAGGGCTATTGGGAGCCACAGGGGGGTCTCAGCTCCCTCCTCTGCCATCTGAGCAAGGCTCCtggcctctccttccccttcctgtaATTCAGGGTACTTCAAGCCAAGTGCAGTTATCAGGAAGTACCAGGGTCCCCCTTTGGGGACAGCTGCCTACATCATATTCCCCCATATACACCCCA
This genomic window contains:
- the FOXH1 gene encoding forkhead box protein H1; translated protein: METLESTPPKNFMPSAGSFPSTVPRGGSSPGPPQPGPEPEPDPEPPKKKRKKKYLRHDKPPYTYLAMIALVIQAAPARRLKLAQIIHQVQALFPFFKDDYEGWKDSIRHNLSSNRCFHKVPKDPEKPQAKGNFWAVDVSQIPAEALRLQNTAVARRGERSGQGKAFAKDLTPYVLHGWPYRPPSPNLASDSFSIDSLLGDIPEGPQPPRPSSSSSSSSSISEPGTSSQVQLSGSTRVPLWGQLPTSYSPIYTPNVVMPLAPPPCPQCLPSPGPSYWGLAPKATGPTGSLGDLDALFQVVPPNKSIYDVLVTHPLDLVSPNSRGSTPGTLLTWYNM